Below is a window of Haloterrigena alkaliphila DNA.
CCGGAGCGTCTCGGTACCGTTGATCTCGCGACCGTGCTGGGCGGCCTGTACGTACAGCGTCGGACCGTCGTCGTCGCCGCGATACGTGTGGATCGTCGTCGTGAGTTCGACGCCCGAGGGCAGTCGCGCGAGCGTCACCTCCTCGGTCGTGTGCGTCCCGGTCATGGATGGCCCTTCCACGTCCGGCGGTATGTACCTGCGGCCGCTCCTCGCCGATGTCGCACGGCCACTACTATCGAACCTGTCGCGGTTGAAATCAGTCGTGGACGTATTCTGAAAGCTGTGCCGTGGTCTCCTCGACGATACCGTCCCTGATTCGGCCCTGATACCTCTTGATCAGATCCTCGTCGATCGAATTGATGTACCATGACATGATCGAACTCGATTGTGGAGCACCTCCTTTCACCCAATCGTCTGGACTCAGCGATATTCGCTCCTCATACCACGTTTTCGTCGTAAGTGAAAGTGCAATATACTGCTCTTCGTGAAACGGCGTCTCCTCGTCGCTAACGATGAGGAACGGCCGCCCGCTCGAGTCCTTCTTGAACGGATCGAGAGCGATGACGACGTCGCCACGCCCGTAACTCACCGCGAGTCGCCCTCGGCAGCGTGTGCTCGCCACTCCTCGATGTCTTCTTCCCCGTATCGTTCGTTCAGCGACTCCATGATCCGATGCATTTCGTACGCGTTGCGGACCGTCTCCATATCCCCGATCGCCCAGTAGTCGCCCTTGTGGCGAACGAGGTCTCGATCCTCGAGGCGGCTCAGAACCGTTCCGAGCGAATTCCGCTTGACGTCGACCCGATCCGCGATTTCGGAGGGCGTGTACGCTTTGTCGTCGTTTGCGGCGAGGAAGCGGATCACCTTCTCGGCGTTCGTGACCGACTGCAGATCGTCACTGGATCGTTCGTCGAAGGTCTCGATATCGATGGGCACGGGTGTTACTATCGTACACTAAGTCATAATAGTTATTCTGTAACCGATGTAATTTATCTCCGTATCGCGCGGATTTCGACCGATCACTCCGAGGGCATCTGGTGCCGACGGAAGCAGCGGCCCAGACCACTACCGTTTTCCGTCAGCCCGCCGTCGTCGGAGACATGGGAGACGTTACTGCCACTTTGCACACCAACAAGGGCGACATCGAAGTCGAACTCTACGACGAGCGCGCGCCGCGGACCGTCGACAATTTCGTCGGGCTCGCGACCGGCGGCAAGACCTGGGAGGACCCCGAGACGGGCGAGGAGGTCGAGGGCGAACCGCTGTACGACGACGTCGCCTTTCACCGCGTCATCGAGGACTTCATGATTCAGGGCGGCGACCCGACCGAAACCGGGCGCGGCGGCCCCGGCTACCAGTTCGACGACGAGTTCCACGACGATCTGCGCCACGACGACGCGGGCATCCTGAGCATGGCCAACTCCGGCCCCGACACCAACGGCTCGCAGTTCTTCATCACGCTCGACGCCCAGCCCCACCTCGACGGCCGCCACTCCGTCTTCGGGGAAGTGATCGACGGCATGGACGTCGTCCGCGAGATCGGGAGCGTCGACACCGGTCCGAACGACCAGCCGCGCGAGGAGGTCGTCCTCGAGTCGGTCGACGTCGACTACGAGTGATCCTCTCGTAGCCGTCGATCACGAGTAACGGCCGCGCCACCGACCCACTCCGAGGACGGCTGAATCGCCGGCATGACCCGCCGGAGACTGCTCCCTTCGGAGTGGCTCCCGACCAAGATGTTTTACCCGATGCGCTACTGTGTATCGGTGAATGGGATCGTCGTCCACCGACGCGGACCACCGCGCGCAGATTCGCCGACAGGAGGTCGTCACCGACCTCAGCCAGCAGGCCCTCGAGACGGAGGACCTCGAGGGATTGCTCGGGAACGCAGCGACGGCCGTCGCGGAGACGCTCGACGTCGAGTACTGTGCCGTCTTCGAGCGACGAGGTGACGGTACGGAGGCCGTACTGCGAGGGAGCGCCGGCCCGTCGACGGACCGCGTCGGGTCGGCGACCGTCAGTACGGATCGGCCCTCGCTGGCGGGAGCCGCGCTTCGCGCCGAGGAGCCGGTCGTCGTCGACCGCAGCGACGAGTCGGGCGTTTCAGTCCCGGAACTGCTCGCCGATCGCGACGTCGACAGCGCCGTCGCCGTTCGCATCGGCCCGATCGACGATCCGTGGGGCGTCCTGAGCGCGTCCGCCGTCGAGAGCCGTTCGTTTTCCGGCGCCGACATCGACTTCCTCGAGCGCGTCGCGGACGTCCTCGGATCGGCGATCGAAAACGTCCGCACGCGGCGCGACCTCGAGCGAACCGAACGGCGGTTCGAGGCGATTTTCGAGGATCCCAACATTCTGGTGGGGCTGCTCGAGCCCGACGGAACCGTAGTCGACATCAACGGGACCGCCATGGAGTACATCGACGCCGACCTCGCGGACGTGACCGGCGAACTCTTCTGGGAGACGCCGTGGTGGGGCGAGGGCGACGACGTCCGGAACGACGTCAAGGAGTGGACGGAGCGGGCGGCGGCCGGCGAGTACGTCGAGTTCGAAACGGATCTCACTCGACCGGACGGCCAGCGGTACACGCTCGAGGGGGCGTTCCGCCCCGTGACCGACGACGCGGGCGAGGTCACGTCGGTCATCGTCTCGGATCGCGACGTCACCGAACGAACGGAACGCGAACGCGAACTCGAGGAGTCCGAGCAGCGCTACCGGACGCTGGTCGAACACTTCCCGAACGGCGCCGTCGCACTCGTCGACGAAGATCTGACCTACCGGACCGTCGGCGGGAGCCCGACGGACACGGCGGACGCCACGGCCGACGAGATCGAGGGGAAGCCGGTCGCCGAGGCCGTTCCGTCGGCGCTGGCGGACGAACTCGTTCCGCGCTACGAGGCCGCCCTCGAGGGCGATTCGAGCGCGTTCGAGACGACCATCGACGGGCGCGTCTTCGACATCCACGTCGTCCCGGTTCGCGACGACGACGGCGAGGTGTTCGCCGCGCTGGGGATGTCACAGGACGTCACCGAGCGCTACGAGTACGAGCGCCAGCTCGAGGAGTCCGAGCAGCGCTACCGGACGCTGATCGAACACTTCCCGAACGGTGCGGTCGGGCTGTTCGACGAAGACCTCCGGTATCAGATCGCCGGCGGCGCGGCCTTCGACGAGATCGGGGCCTCCGCGGAGGACGTCGTCGGAAAGACCCTCTGGGATCGGTATTCGCCGGAACAGGCCGAGCAGTTGGAGCCCCGGTTCCGGGCCGCGCTCGATGGCGAAACGAACGCCTTCGAGATGACGTTTCACGGCCGGGAGTGGATGGCGTACACGCTTCCGGTCGCGGACGACGACGGCGAGATCTTCGGGGGCATGATCATGGTCCAGGAGATCACCGAGCGCAAGGAGCGCGAGCGGAAACTGCGCGAACGCGAGCGCCGCCTCGAACAGTACAAGGAGTACGTCGACGCGATCCTCGACGCCATCGACGACGTGTTCTACGTCGTCGGCGAGGACGGATCGCTACGGCGGTGGAACCGGAGCGTGACCGAGGTGACCGGCTACACGGACGAAGAA
It encodes the following:
- a CDS encoding type II toxin-antitoxin system PemK/MazF family toxin, whose translation is MSYGRGDVVIALDPFKKDSSGRPFLIVSDEETPFHEEQYIALSLTTKTWYEERISLSPDDWVKGGAPQSSSIMSWYINSIDEDLIKRYQGRIRDGIVEETTAQLSEYVHD
- a CDS encoding MarR family transcriptional regulator, encoding MPIDIETFDERSSDDLQSVTNAEKVIRFLAANDDKAYTPSEIADRVDVKRNSLGTVLSRLEDRDLVRHKGDYWAIGDMETVRNAYEMHRIMESLNERYGEEDIEEWRAHAAEGDSR
- a CDS encoding peptidylprolyl isomerase; this encodes MGDVTATLHTNKGDIEVELYDERAPRTVDNFVGLATGGKTWEDPETGEEVEGEPLYDDVAFHRVIEDFMIQGGDPTETGRGGPGYQFDDEFHDDLRHDDAGILSMANSGPDTNGSQFFITLDAQPHLDGRHSVFGEVIDGMDVVREIGSVDTGPNDQPREEVVLESVDVDYE
- a CDS encoding PAS domain S-box protein; translated protein: MGSSSTDADHRAQIRRQEVVTDLSQQALETEDLEGLLGNAATAVAETLDVEYCAVFERRGDGTEAVLRGSAGPSTDRVGSATVSTDRPSLAGAALRAEEPVVVDRSDESGVSVPELLADRDVDSAVAVRIGPIDDPWGVLSASAVESRSFSGADIDFLERVADVLGSAIENVRTRRDLERTERRFEAIFEDPNILVGLLEPDGTVVDINGTAMEYIDADLADVTGELFWETPWWGEGDDVRNDVKEWTERAAAGEYVEFETDLTRPDGQRYTLEGAFRPVTDDAGEVTSVIVSDRDVTERTERERELEESEQRYRTLVEHFPNGAVALVDEDLTYRTVGGSPTDTADATADEIEGKPVAEAVPSALADELVPRYEAALEGDSSAFETTIDGRVFDIHVVPVRDDDGEVFAALGMSQDVTERYEYERQLEESEQRYRTLIEHFPNGAVGLFDEDLRYQIAGGAAFDEIGASAEDVVGKTLWDRYSPEQAEQLEPRFRAALDGETNAFEMTFHGREWMAYTLPVADDDGEIFGGMIMVQEITERKERERKLRERERRLEQYKEYVDAILDAIDDVFYVVGEDGSLRRWNRSVTEVTGYTDEEIDAIATTELFTADDQEAVVDAVLDGFETGSVSAELELRTKDGDVIPFEFNASTLEDPWGNTVLAGIGRDVSDRVEREKHLERYETIVEVVDDGVYVVDADGHFTMVNETYASMLGYEPAELVGEHVSRIVADAAVLERVGELEATADSDDEWPTMEAELRTADGDTIPVEANFALLPEDDSDWHRVGVARDISERKKRERQLEESERRYRTLVENFPAGAVGLYDENLEYIVVGGEAFDDLEISEDEVAGATLEERYPDDLVAEIEPHFRAALEGEANTFEYQAHGRDVWAHTLPVRNEDDEIFAGMVMVQDVTERREYERKLEESNERLERFAYAASHDLQEPLRMVTSYLTLLENRYADAFDEDGREFLEFAVDGADRMREMIDGLLEYSRVETRGDPFEPMDLNAVLEDVLADLRVRIEETDAEVTIEDLPRVEGDASQVRQVFQNLLSNALTYSGDDPPRVHVGAERCEAPRASERSGNAAENGGEEWVLSVEDEGVGIDPEDQDRVFTIFDRLHSREEYAGTGIGLALCERIVERHGGEIWVESEPGEGSTFFLTLPAPGDE